TCCATAAAAAAATCATTAAAAGCATAATACTGTCACGTGCTTGCAAGTAATGGTAAGAAGAAAGAAAATTTTTCTTATCTTAAAAGTGCTTTCTCTAAAGTAACAACTATGCTAGAAAGTCGAGAACCCGCTTGATTACAAGTTTCGTCGCCTCTGCATCGTAAGACGGTAAACTGCTGTCGGTGAAGAGATGTTCCTTACCTTCGTACAAAAAAAGTTCAGCGTGATTGGCTGAATCGACAAGGTCACGGGCAGCGTTGATGTCGCCATCTTCAACGAAGAAAGGATCTGCATTCATAGCGTGAATTTGCACAGGCAAGTCGATCGGCCACTGTGATTCGAACTCCGAGGTCGGTAGACATGCATGAAAAAACAAAGCACCACTGGCTCCTTCACGAGTTTGAGCGAGCTGCTGTGCTGCCGGGACACCGAGTGAAAAACCAGCATACACGACATCGCGTGGAAGCTCGCTGGCTGCCTGAACGGCGCGTGCCCTCACTTCTTCAAACCCGATTTCCTTAACAAAGCCCAAGCCTTCCTCAAGCGAGGAAAATATGCGACCATCAATTAAATCTGGGACGTGCACAGTATGCCCCGAATCTCTCAGTTGATCAGCGATTGCTTCAATCCCCTTCGTTCGTCCTAAAACATGGTGTAACAATAAAATTTCTGCCATCGTTCATCCTCCTATCTTCTAATTCATATGTCTATGTTTCGTCAAGATAGCTTGTTTGACCTGCCAGAACAATACAACTAAGAAATATCCAACTAATAAAAGCCACCGATTGCTTTATTAAATAATTCTGCCCAATCATAACGAGAACATCCGACAAACTGAAATAGATTGATTCGTAAAAAAAATGTAGCGACGGACTAGGAACTCGAAAGACCTAGACTGCCGCTGCTTTTCTGTGCAAACGCAATTCGATTAGTGTAATCTACTTTAGGAGACAAGGTCATCTAACCTTCTGGTAAACGAGACCTATGGCTCCAGAATCAAATGTCTTGTTTTCAATAAGTTTAAGATTGATCTTCTCCTTGAGACCTTGGAATAACGGCAACCCGCTGCCAATTAGGACGGGTGAAACCGTAATTTTATACTCATCTATTAAATCAAGCTGCATAAGGTAGTGTGCGAACCTAGGACTACCGAGGATGACCATATCCTTGCCTGGCTGCTGTTTGAGGTTCTTGATCTCTTCCTTTACATTTACTTTCACCAGTCTGGAATTGTTCCACTCAACTTTCTCAAGGGTCCTGGAAAAAACGATTTTCGATGTCTTTTCGATCCACTCGGCATGATCCCGTTCATGCTGCGAAGCAGATGGTTTTGAAGACACAGATGGCCAGTAATTGTGCATCATCTGATAAGTTCCACGTCCCCAAATAACAGTGTCGGCAGTACTCAGAATTTCTTTCGCGTGTTTCTCCAATTCAGCATCGTAGGAAATCCAGCCAATGTCCATTTGACCGTTCGGCCCTTCTACAAAACCATCAAGCGATGCGTGTAGAAATAGTACGAGCTTTCTCATTTTCAGTTCTCCTTTGTTCATAATATTTTTGAATTAGATATTTAAAAGGGTGCATATAATGTAGTTTATGATTTGAGTTGCTTTCACCATATTGCTCCTCACCGTAGAATGAACTACTTAGGTTAGAAAGTTTTATTTTCAAAAATACCACCTTCTTTCATTACTAACACCTCCAAAGTGATAATAATATCCTCTTTAGCTTTGCTGCTCCGTCTTAAACTCCTAATTGCTAAATTCCATCCTCTCCTCCCTTCATTAAATTCCTTCTATAATCAGACCTATATCCCCTTCATTTTCTAAATTAACACTTGTTCTCTCGAAACTGAGTCTTCCACAATCCTGCCGTACACTTGAAAAGTCAGTTTCGGGATAACCTTGTCACTTAATAACAATTATTTCAAACTCAGCCCTTTGCCACATGCATCTCTAACAAATTTAAGGACAAAAGAAAAGCCTCCCAAAAGTTTATAAACTCTTGAGAGGCTTGCAAATTTAGTAAACGGTATTGATCCCAGTCAAAATCCAATTTTTCTTAAACCCTATGATGCAAGGATTTAGGGCGTTATTACATCATGCCGCCCATTCCGCCCATGCCACCCATGTCTGGCATGCCGCCGCCTGCGCCGTTGTCTTCTTCTGGAAGATCAGCAACGACTGCTTCAGTAGTCAAGAACATTGCGGCTACGGAAGCTGCGTTTTGTAGTGCGGAACGTGTTACTTTTGTTGGGTCAACGATACCGGAATCAACCATGTTTACCCATTCGCCGGTAGCTGCGTTGAAGCCGACTCCGACTGCTTCGCCTTTGAGACGTTCAACGATGATGGATCCTTCAAGACCTGCATTGTGAACGATTTGGCGAACTGGCTCTTCTAGTGCACGAAGAACGATGCTTGCGCCGGTAGCTTCGTCGTCAGATAGTTCAAGACCGGCTACAGAGTTGATGATGTTTACAAGTGCTGTACCACCACCAGCTACGATACCTTCTTCTACAGCTGCTCGAGTAGAGTTCAAGGCATCTTCAATGCGAAGCTTGCGCTCTTTCAATTCTGTCTCGGTTGCAGCACCGACTTTGATGACAGCTACGCCGCCGGTAAGTTTAGCAAGGCGCTCCTGCAATTTTTCTTTATCGAATTCAGAAGTGGATTCTTCTGCCTGTGCACGGATTTGTGCAACACGGGAAGAAATCTGTTCAGGGTTTCCTGAACCTTCTACAATCGTTGTGTTTTCTTTTGTGATGACCACTTTAGACGCGCGTCCAAGCTGGTCAATTGTTGTATTCTTCAGATCAAGACCAAGGTCTTCTGTTACGACTTGACCGCCTGTAAGAGTAGCGATGTCTTCAAGCATTGCTTTACGGCGATCGCCGAAGCCTGGTGCTTTCACAGCAACTGCGTTAAATGTACCGCGCAGTTTGTTCACCACAAGTGTTGCAAGAGCTTCGCCTTCAACGTCTTCAGAGATTAGAAGCAATGGCTTAGATTGCTGTACCACTTGCTCAAGGACAGGAAGAACTTCCTGGATGTTGTTGATTTTCTTATCTGTAATAAGAATGTACGGATCTTCAAGAACCGCTTCCATTTTATCCTGGTCAGTGACCATGTATGGAGAAGCGTATCCGCGGTCGAACTGCATACCTTCTACAACTTCAAGCTCCGTGCTGAAGCCTTTGGATTCTTCAATGGTGATCACACCATCGTTACCTACGCGTTCCATAGCTTCTGCAATGATTTGTCCTACTTCGTTGTCAGAAGCAGAGATAGAAGCTACTTGAGAAATGGAGTCGCGGCCTTCGATCGGCTTAGAAATTTTGCGAAGCTCTTCAGTTGCTAATTCTGTCGCTTTTTCAATTCCGCGGCGGATGCCTACTGGGTTCGCACCGGAAGTTACGTTTTTAAGACCTTCACGAATCATAGCCTGTGCCAAAACCGTTGCAGTTGTAGTACCGTCACCAGCAACATCGTTTGTTTTGGAAGCTACTTCAGATACAAGCTGTGCACCCATGTTTTCGTATTTGTCTTCAAGCTCGATTTCTTTTGCAATGGTTACACCGTCATTCGTAATCAGCGGGGAACCGAATTTTTTATCAAGAACGACGTTACGTCCTTTTGGTCCTAAGGTTACTTTTACAGCGTTTGCCAGTGTGTCTACCCGCGCAGCATCGCACGGCGTGCGTCTTCACTAAACTTAATTTCTTTAGCCATACTATATATCCTCCTTATCAATCTCGTATCGATGTCAATGTATTGTCTTACACGTGCTTAAGTAGTTACTGAACGACGGCAAGTACGTCAGATTCGCGCAGAATCAAGTATTCGCTGCCTTCGTACTTCACTTCTGTACCTGCGAACTTAGAATAAATCACACGATCGCCAGCAGATACTTCAAGAGCTACTTTTTCACCGTTGTCTGTCACGCGGCCGGTACCAACAGCAACAACCTTGCCTTCTTGAGGCTTTTCCTTCGCTGAATCAGGAAGCACGATTCCGCTGGCAGTGGTTTGTTCTTCTTCAATTAACTCAATAACAATACGATCACCTAATGGCTTTAACAATTAGGACACCCTCCTCGATAAGGTATTATCAGTTTTTGTCGTTTGTTAGCACTCGCAAGTTAAGAGTGCTAACACAATTATTATAATAATCAATTCATTCTAGATTTTCAAGTAAAAACAAACGAAATTTTCTACATATTTTTTTCCATGGAAAACCCTTATTCTTACGTCAGGTTTTTAAGTTGTGATAGAATACATAAAGTAAGAAAAAGAGCGCACAAAATCAAATCGCCTCTTATCTATATAGGTTTTTTTACTATGAAAAGGAGCCGTGAATGTATGCCATTACGCTATTGGGGGATCATTGCCAGTTATGTAGTCATTGCTCAGCTTTCTTCCATCGTTGGAGTCGGCTGGCTTTATAACGGTACCGGTCTCGATAAATATCAGGCGCTTGCCGTCTGGTCAGTCATCACTTTTGCGTTAACAACGATTATTGCTCTAGCCAGTTTACGTCCTGATATGAAGGAAGCAGCGATGCGAAGCGACAAAGCCGGCATAGGCTCAACTACCTTGTGGGCAGTCGCCGGAGTCTTTCTCGCCTTATTTTCACAAATGATTGCCGCCTATATTGAAAGCTTGTTCGGCATCAGTTCCGCTTCTGAAAACACGATGAATTTAATGGAAATTGCCCGTAAAGCCCCGTTATTCATCTTTATCCCGGTGCTGTTTGCCCCGATTCTGGAAGAGATCATTTTCCGGAAAATTATTTTCGGTTCGCTTTATAAACGGACGAATTTCTTTGTGGCCGTCATTATTTCGGCACTCGTCTTTGGGCTTTTCCATTTTGATGTAACCCATCTCTTTGTTTATTTCGCCATGGGTGTCGTTTTCGCCTTCCTTTATGTAAAAACAAAACGAATTATTACACCGATTATTGCCCATATGGCGATGAACTCGCTTGTCGTGCTGACACAGTTTAATCTGCCGGAAGAAAAAATCCGCGAAATTCAGGAACAAATGCAAACCATCTTAACTGGAGGCCTTTGGTAGTATGAGAATTTCACCCCTCTATATGGCTTTCATTTACTTTGGCTTAGCCCTTGGCTTTATGTATATTGCCGCTCAGGCTGGCCACGAAACCATATGGAATGTGACCACGCTGCTGCTGGCTGCGGTTGCCACCTTTAATATTGCGGTCGCAATCCGCTTGCTGCAGCTCTACATCCGTATTCAGAAATCAATGAAATAACGAAGCAAAGGAGAATCTGTATGCCCCACCATTTATTAGCCGGAGAACGATTGAAGCTTACGACACTGTCCGATGAGGATTTACACATTTTAACCAACTGGTATACAGATTCCCGCTTCCTCAGACGCTTTGATGCCCTGCCCCCGAAGCCGAAGTCCTTTGCGACTCTGCAGGAATGGCGCGATCAGGCTTCAAAGGATAACAACCACTTTCTTTTTGCCATGCGGGAAGCCCACAAGTTTATCGGCTACGTCGAGCTTGAAGGCATCCTCTGGTCACAGCGTAACGGCTGGGTGACAATCGGCATCGGTGAAGAGCTCAACCAGGGGAAAGGCTATGGCACAGAAGCCATGGAGCTTATTATGGAATACGCGTTCCAGGAGTTGAACCTGCACCGGCTGCAGCTGACTGTATTTGAATACAACACAGCCGCGATTCGAATGTATGAAAAGCTCGGCTTTACCCGTGAAGGTGCCCACCGTGAATTTATACTCCGGGACGGCGAAGCGTATGACATGTATTTGTACGGCATTCTTCACCGCGAGTGGAAAGAAAAATATAAGGGATCATAACCTGCAGGAAGTCTTCTCCTGCAGGTTTTTTCTTATTGTTGGTCAGATCGGTACACTCCAAGCCTTTATGCAAACACTCTCTCCCAGCTGTCCTCACAAAATTAAAAACGCAGCAGGAGTCTCAGCTCCCGCGTTCCTTTTCCACACCTTTTAAAATAAACGTAATTGGCATCGCAATCGCAAGCACGACCGCTGAAACGAGAAAAGCTTCATTCAGCGTCTGCAGAGTGGCCGCCTGCATATCTACATCAGGCAGCGAAGAGATCTGCGCGCGCCGCACTTCGTAATAGATCGAGAAAAATACGATTCCTAACGAAGAAGACACCTGCCTGATAATATTGTTCATCGCGGATCCTTGAGCGACAAGCTGTTCAGGAATCGCATTCATACCGGAAGTCGTTGCCGGCATATTGCCCATTCCCATGCCGACGCCGCGGATCGTGTTTAATACAACGATCCACCAGAACGGCGTCGACAGCTTCAGCATGCCTAAGCCAAAGGTGGAAAGAGCCATAATCGCAAGTCCTGGCGGCACGACGAACTTCGGCCCTTTTTTATCGAGGATCCGGCCGCCGATCGACATAAACAAGCCGCTCGCTGCAGCCGCTGGTAAAAACAACAGACCGGTCATGATTTCGTTCATGCCGTACACGTTTTGCACGAGCAGCGGCAAAAGAAAAATCCCGGAGAACAGTCCGATCGAAGCCGATGACGTTGCCACGATCGAAACCGCATAAGTCGGAACCTTAAACACAGACAGGTTTAACAGTGGATCCTTCTGGCGGTTTTCATAGAAGACAAACACGACGACAGCGGCAATGCCTCCGAGTATTAAGATCAAGTTTACCGGATCAGTCAGTCTGTCTAGAGTTTTGCCGCGGCCAAGCGCATACAGCACCGCTCCAATCCCAAGGGTTACGATGAGAAAGCCGCCGAGGTCAAATTTTTTCTCAGGGTCGGTCTCTGTCCGCTCAAGAAAATTCACAGACAAGAAGAGTCCCATCAAACCGAACGGGATGTTAAAGGCAAACAGCCACGGCCAGTCCAAATATTGAATGAGCACACCGCCAATGGTCGGGCCGATTGCCGGAGCAACCATTGCTGCGACCCCATACACGCCGACCGCAAGTCCCCGCTCGTGCCGGGGAAAGGAATTAAAGATCAGCGCCATAGCGATCGGCATCATTAAGCCGCCCGCCATCCCTTGAATCGCCCGGGAGATGATCACCATGCTGAGTGTTTGTGAGAAAAACCCGGATAACGAACCGGCAATGAAAATCGCAAGTCCGGTAATGTACACCTTTTTCTTGCCGAATCGTTCGCCAAAATAGCCGGTCAGCGGCATCGTCATTCCCATGGATACCATAAAAATCGTTAAGATCCAGCCGACTGCCACCGCATTGGAATCAAAGATCTCGATAAACCGCGGCAGCGTCGGATTCAGCATACTGTTGTTTAAAATGACCGTAAATGTCCCAAACAGCACCGATACGACAACAAGCCATTTGTTCGGAAGTTTCTTCATAGCCGTTCCTCCACATCTATAGTCCCTTCTATTGTTTAGACATTTATTTCGGGTTTCAAACAAAAAAAGGACAACCGAATCGGTTCTCCTTTTGGTTATTCTTCTTCCTCTTCCTCGCCGGTGAGCGGGTAATGCTTTAAGAAATAGACGAGCGCCTGCAGCTCAATCGATAAATCAATATGGTGCACCCGCACGCTGTTCGGTACAGTAATTCTTGCCGGGGTGAAGTTTAAGATGCCTGAGACGCCAGCGTCCACGAGTCGGTCGGCTATTCCCTGGGCAGCTGAAGCGGGTACGGTGAGTATGGCCACTGTTAAATCGGTGATCTTGTTTTCCAGGTCGTCGATATGTTCAACGGGCACGCCGCCGACTTTCTGCCCGACCCTTTCTTTGTTCGTGTCAAAAGCGACTTCGATCTTCGTATTATTGTTTTTCGTAAAATTATAGTTTAAGAATGCCGTCCCCAGATTCCCGACCCCGATTAAGGCAACCTTGGTCGTCTCATCCTGGTCGAGCGTTTTTCTGAAAAAGGAAAGCAGGTATTCTACATTATAGCCATAGCCTTTTTTCCCGAGCGCTCCGAAATATGAAAAATCTCTGCGGATCGTTGCCGAGTCCACCTTTACGGCTTCACTTAGCTCCTTCGAAGAGACTCTCATTTTGCCCTGGCTATGTAAATTGTTTAAAAAACGGTAGTACAGCGGTAACCGTTTGGCTGTTGCCTGAGGTATCTTAGTTTGTTCCAGATCCATTTCGTCTCCTCCTCTATGTGTCCTGACGCTTGAAATCGCCGCTTTTGCCGCCGGTTTTTTCCTCCAGGTACGTTGGTCCGATGACCATTCCTTTGTCGACAGCTTTACACATATCATACACCGTCAGTGCTGCTGCGGACGCGGCCGTTAGCGCTTCCATTTCTACTCCCGTGCTGCCCTTCGTTTTAACTGAAGCCCGGATTAACAGCTCCGGCCCACCCTGTGCAGTATCCCAGTCGAACGTCACATCGACGCCTTTTAAAGGAAGCGGATGGCACATAGGAATCCAGTCCGGGGTATTTTTGGCGGCCATAATCCCAGCCACCTGGGCCACAGACAATACATCGCCCTTCGCGATATCGTTGGTGGTTATTTTTTTGTAAATGACTTCATTGACTTGCACACTGGAGCGGGCAACGGCTGTCCGCACGGTCTCTCCTTTTTCAGAGATATCGACCATTCTGGCCCGGCCTTGCTCGTTGAAATGGGTAAAATCAGCCATCTCCTTCACTCCTTCGTTCAAAAAAATTTCACAATCTCGGTAACTGAAAGACTACTCTTATTCTACCAAAAAATCAACAGGAAGTCGTTAAAGATTTCACAAAGTGGAGTCTCGAACCTTGCTACTTCCTTCCTACATAAGATACACTTATGGCATTGAGGTGAAACGACATGATTCTCATGCAATTAAATCAAGTAACGAAGCGCTTTGGCGCCGAGTTAATTTTATCGGATATTAAGCTTGAAGTACAAAAGAATGACCGGATCGCCATCGTCGGCCGGAACGGTGCCGGCAAATCGACGCTGCTCAAAATGATGGCCGGGGAAATCAGCCATGATTCCGGTAACATATTCAAACCCAAAGAGACGACGATCGGTTATTTAGCTCAAAACACCGGGCTCCAGTCCGACAAGTCGATCTTTGAGGAAATGGAGCAGGTCTTTGCCGGCTTGAAAAAGCTTGAAGCGGAACTTCGGGATATGGAAGCAAAGATGGCGGATCCCGTGTTGTTAAATGATCAGCAGAAGTACGAACAGCTGCTCAGTGATTATGATAAAAGGCAGGTAAACTTCAAGACCTCGGGCGGCTATCAGTACGAAGCAGATATTAAAGCTGTCTTAAACGGACTGAATTTTTCTGATAAAGATTGGGCCACGCCGATCTCAACCCTC
This Halobacillus salinarum DNA region includes the following protein-coding sequences:
- the groES gene encoding co-chaperone GroES, which produces MLKPLGDRIVIELIEEEQTTASGIVLPDSAKEKPQEGKVVAVGTGRVTDNGEKVALEVSAGDRVIYSKFAGTEVKYEGSEYLILRESDVLAVVQ
- a CDS encoding dihydrofolate reductase family protein; translation: MRKLVLFLHASLDGFVEGPNGQMDIGWISYDAELEKHAKEILSTADTVIWGRGTYQMMHNYWPSVSSKPSASQHERDHAEWIEKTSKIVFSRTLEKVEWNNSRLVKVNVKEEIKNLKQQPGKDMVILGSPRFAHYLMQLDLIDEYKITVSPVLIGSGLPLFQGLKEKINLKLIENKTFDSGAIGLVYQKVR
- a CDS encoding CPBP family intramembrane glutamic endopeptidase — its product is MPLRYWGIIASYVVIAQLSSIVGVGWLYNGTGLDKYQALAVWSVITFALTTIIALASLRPDMKEAAMRSDKAGIGSTTLWAVAGVFLALFSQMIAAYIESLFGISSASENTMNLMEIARKAPLFIFIPVLFAPILEEIIFRKIIFGSLYKRTNFFVAVIISALVFGLFHFDVTHLFVYFAMGVVFAFLYVKTKRIITPIIAHMAMNSLVVLTQFNLPEEKIREIQEQMQTILTGGLW
- the moaC gene encoding cyclic pyranopterin monophosphate synthase MoaC, with protein sequence MADFTHFNEQGRARMVDISEKGETVRTAVARSSVQVNEVIYKKITTNDIAKGDVLSVAQVAGIMAAKNTPDWIPMCHPLPLKGVDVTFDWDTAQGGPELLIRASVKTKGSTGVEMEALTAASAAALTVYDMCKAVDKGMVIGPTYLEEKTGGKSGDFKRQDT
- a CDS encoding dienelactone hydrolase family protein, translated to MAEILLLHHVLGRTKGIEAIADQLRDSGHTVHVPDLIDGRIFSSLEEGLGFVKEIGFEEVRARAVQAASELPRDVVYAGFSLGVPAAQQLAQTREGASGALFFHACLPTSEFESQWPIDLPVQIHAMNADPFFVEDGDINAARDLVDSANHAELFLYEGKEHLFTDSSLPSYDAEATKLVIKRVLDFLA
- a CDS encoding redox-sensing transcriptional repressor Rex; amino-acid sequence: MDLEQTKIPQATAKRLPLYYRFLNNLHSQGKMRVSSKELSEAVKVDSATIRRDFSYFGALGKKGYGYNVEYLLSFFRKTLDQDETTKVALIGVGNLGTAFLNYNFTKNNNTKIEVAFDTNKERVGQKVGGVPVEHIDDLENKITDLTVAILTVPASAAQGIADRLVDAGVSGILNFTPARITVPNSVRVHHIDLSIELQALVYFLKHYPLTGEEEEEE
- a CDS encoding GNAT family N-acetyltransferase; amino-acid sequence: MPHHLLAGERLKLTTLSDEDLHILTNWYTDSRFLRRFDALPPKPKSFATLQEWRDQASKDNNHFLFAMREAHKFIGYVELEGILWSQRNGWVTIGIGEELNQGKGYGTEAMELIMEYAFQELNLHRLQLTVFEYNTAAIRMYEKLGFTREGAHREFILRDGEAYDMYLYGILHREWKEKYKGS
- a CDS encoding MDR family MFS transporter gives rise to the protein MKKLPNKWLVVVSVLFGTFTVILNNSMLNPTLPRFIEIFDSNAVAVGWILTIFMVSMGMTMPLTGYFGERFGKKKVYITGLAIFIAGSLSGFFSQTLSMVIISRAIQGMAGGLMMPIAMALIFNSFPRHERGLAVGVYGVAAMVAPAIGPTIGGVLIQYLDWPWLFAFNIPFGLMGLFLSVNFLERTETDPEKKFDLGGFLIVTLGIGAVLYALGRGKTLDRLTDPVNLILILGGIAAVVVFVFYENRQKDPLLNLSVFKVPTYAVSIVATSSASIGLFSGIFLLPLLVQNVYGMNEIMTGLLFLPAAAASGLFMSIGGRILDKKGPKFVVPPGLAIMALSTFGLGMLKLSTPFWWIVVLNTIRGVGMGMGNMPATTSGMNAIPEQLVAQGSAMNNIIRQVSSSLGIVFFSIYYEVRRAQISSLPDVDMQAATLQTLNEAFLVSAVVLAIAMPITFILKGVEKERGS
- a CDS encoding YdiK family protein, producing MRISPLYMAFIYFGLALGFMYIAAQAGHETIWNVTTLLLAAVATFNIAVAIRLLQLYIRIQKSMK